From Microbaculum marinisediminis, the proteins below share one genomic window:
- a CDS encoding TRAP transporter substrate-binding protein, which translates to MHSISAKFAIAAVAGMAAVNIATASTWDMPVPYGDANFHTQNIIQFAEDVKEATDGELEITVHSSGSLYKHPEIKNAVRQGLAPIGEVLVSRLSNEDLIYEVDSIPFLASSYDDAWKLYDASKSALAEKLQEQGLQLLFSVPWPPQGVYTKKEVLSVDDLKGLKIRAYNATTERLAQLVDALPTQVEVPDLPTAFATGRVEAMITSPSTGANSKVWDFVSHYSDTQAWLPRNMVFVNKAAFDALPENQQQAVLDAAAAAEVRGWEASRRETEEKTQVLRDNGIVVTTPSAALKEGLQAIGSQMAAEWSEKAGDHGRAILEAYEN; encoded by the coding sequence ATGCACAGCATCTCGGCGAAGTTTGCTATTGCGGCTGTGGCCGGCATGGCGGCCGTGAATATTGCGACTGCCTCGACATGGGATATGCCCGTGCCTTACGGGGACGCCAATTTCCACACTCAGAACATCATCCAGTTTGCCGAGGACGTGAAGGAGGCGACCGATGGCGAGCTTGAGATCACCGTCCACTCCAGTGGCTCTCTCTATAAGCACCCGGAGATAAAAAACGCCGTGCGTCAGGGGCTTGCGCCAATCGGCGAAGTGCTGGTTTCGCGCCTGTCCAATGAAGACCTGATATACGAGGTAGATTCCATCCCCTTCCTGGCGAGCAGCTATGACGATGCATGGAAGCTCTATGACGCGTCGAAAAGTGCGCTTGCGGAAAAGCTGCAGGAGCAGGGGCTACAGCTGCTTTTCTCCGTGCCGTGGCCGCCCCAGGGTGTCTATACGAAGAAGGAAGTATTGTCGGTCGACGATCTCAAGGGCCTGAAGATACGCGCCTACAATGCCACCACCGAGCGACTGGCGCAGCTTGTCGACGCGTTGCCAACGCAGGTCGAGGTGCCGGATCTGCCTACCGCTTTCGCCACAGGTCGTGTGGAAGCAATGATCACATCTCCTTCGACCGGCGCGAATTCCAAGGTCTGGGATTTCGTTTCGCATTATTCCGACACGCAGGCCTGGCTGCCGCGCAATATGGTCTTCGTCAACAAGGCCGCCTTCGATGCTCTCCCGGAGAACCAGCAGCAAGCCGTGCTCGATGCCGCTGCAGCTGCCGAGGTGCGCGGCTGGGAAGCATCGCGCCGGGAAACCGAGGAAAAGACTCAGGTCCTGAGAGACAACGGCATTGTCGTCACCACACCCAGCGCCGCGCTCAAGGAAGGCCTGCAGGCTATCGGAAGCCA
- a CDS encoding hydantoinase B/oxoprolinase family protein: MAIDQITLDILWSRLIATTNDQAAALMRSSFTSIVRDAADLAAGVFDRRGRMIAQAVTGTPGHINSMATGMVHMLAKFPIDTLKPGDVLITNDPWLTASQLNDITVATPVFKNGRCIAVLANCCHALDIGGRGLSADSRSVFEEGLYIPVMKLLDQGRKVEPLWELIEQNVRTPREVLGDIHCQIVGNEHGATQLLSFLDEFNLDDIEELADEIVNRSEAAMRERIHALPDGNYQYELVVDGFDTPLVLKAKLIVEGSNLTVDYAGSPGPVPLGVNVTLNYTAAYTNYGVKCAIAGDIPNNAGSFLPLTTVAPEGSLLNAKYPAAVGGRHLIGHFLPSVVMGALADALPDCVMAPGFDALWDTHISGSDRNGRHFSYTWFSAGGTGAMSGKDGMSATAYPSGIAGVQVEVMESLAPLVIHERSLRGDSGGPGEFRGGLGQEMQIEVLTDEDYLISGLYERTRHPAPGLHGGSPGQTGTLGNSKGLDLKPKISALLPSDTVTTLKLPGGGGFGEPWRRDALAVLEDVIEGYVSPAQARDVYGVEIDECDWTVNTDATSKIRGALRAAALSR, from the coding sequence ATGGCTATTGATCAGATCACCTTGGACATTCTGTGGTCGCGGCTGATAGCGACGACAAACGATCAGGCCGCAGCGCTGATGCGGTCATCCTTCACCTCGATCGTGCGGGACGCAGCCGACCTGGCCGCGGGGGTGTTTGACCGGCGCGGCAGGATGATCGCGCAGGCCGTAACCGGTACGCCCGGACATATCAATTCGATGGCGACCGGCATGGTTCACATGCTGGCCAAGTTCCCGATCGATACGCTCAAGCCAGGCGACGTTCTGATAACGAACGATCCTTGGCTCACCGCTTCGCAGCTCAACGACATTACGGTGGCGACGCCTGTCTTCAAGAACGGCCGTTGCATCGCGGTGCTGGCCAATTGCTGTCATGCCCTGGATATCGGGGGGCGTGGTCTCTCGGCAGACTCGCGCTCGGTATTTGAGGAAGGCCTCTACATCCCGGTGATGAAGCTGCTCGATCAAGGGCGAAAGGTCGAGCCACTGTGGGAGTTGATAGAGCAGAATGTCCGCACTCCCAGAGAGGTGCTTGGCGACATCCATTGCCAGATCGTCGGGAATGAGCACGGCGCCACACAACTGCTCAGCTTTCTCGACGAGTTCAATCTCGACGACATAGAGGAGCTGGCGGACGAAATCGTTAATCGCTCGGAAGCCGCCATGCGTGAAAGGATTCACGCGTTGCCGGACGGGAACTATCAATACGAGCTTGTCGTCGACGGTTTCGATACGCCGCTCGTGCTGAAGGCGAAGCTGATCGTCGAGGGCAGCAACCTGACGGTTGATTACGCAGGCTCTCCCGGACCGGTGCCTCTCGGGGTCAACGTGACGCTGAACTACACCGCTGCGTATACAAATTACGGAGTGAAGTGCGCCATTGCCGGAGATATTCCAAACAATGCAGGAAGTTTCCTGCCGCTGACCACGGTCGCCCCGGAAGGTTCACTTCTGAACGCGAAGTATCCGGCCGCTGTCGGTGGGCGTCATCTTATCGGGCATTTCCTGCCTTCGGTGGTAATGGGGGCACTTGCAGACGCCCTTCCCGATTGCGTGATGGCGCCGGGGTTCGACGCGCTCTGGGATACGCATATCTCTGGATCTGACAGAAACGGCCGGCATTTCTCTTACACCTGGTTTTCGGCGGGCGGCACCGGCGCAATGAGCGGCAAGGACGGCATGTCCGCCACCGCGTATCCGTCCGGCATCGCAGGCGTCCAGGTCGAGGTTATGGAGTCGCTGGCGCCCTTGGTCATTCACGAGCGGTCATTGCGCGGGGACTCTGGTGGCCCCGGAGAGTTTCGCGGTGGCCTTGGCCAGGAAATGCAGATCGAGGTCCTGACGGACGAAGACTACCTGATTTCCGGCCTCTATGAACGAACACGGCACCCCGCGCCGGGCCTTCACGGTGGTAGCCCGGGCCAGACCGGAACACTGGGTAATTCAAAAGGGCTGGACCTGAAACCCAAGATTTCAGCATTGCTTCCGTCCGATACGGTCACGACCCTCAAGCTCCCGGGCGGTGGCGGCTTTGGCGAGCCCTGGCGTCGCGACGCGCTCGCCGTTCTAGAGGACGTGATCGAAGGCTACGTTTCGCCCGCGCAGGCGCGCGACGTCTACGGGGTCGAGATCGACGAGTGCGACTGGACTGTCAATACGGATGCGACATCGAAGATCCGGGGCGCGTTGCGTGCGGCGGCGCTCTCGCGTTGA
- a CDS encoding hydantoinase/oxoprolinase family protein yields MKLRVGADVGGTFTDIVLVSDDGSIFEFGKILTTPRQPDDAIIEGVDRVLTAAAADRAGVESIVHGTTLFTNALIERKGARTAMITTKGFRDAVEIAREHRYEIYDLRIKRPNPLAPRRLRFELDERMLADGTVRKSLDDDDVRALVKQLVRDGVEAVGVSLFHSYVNDAHERRVGEILAEDAPHISVSLSCDLVPEIGEYMRGSTVLANVYVKRIAEGYLKRLRERAVSEAGLKAPLFIIQSDGGLCDIEEAAQKPIRLIESGPVGGALAAAHYGALLGYPDILAFDMGGTTAKACVIADGEPLITNEFEVDRQYQFKKHSGLPVKVPVVEMIEIGTGGGSVARVDAMKRLRVGPDSSGAEPGPACYGRGGDEPTVTDANLVLGYLDPDFFLGGRMKLDVERARNVIQRKIADPLGLSPVEAAYGIHQLANESMASAARIHTIERGKNIATFPLFATGGAGPMHAYGVASILRCPSVGYPLGAGVMSALGFLTAPISTSLARSRPRQLKHLDWEETGRLIEEMKAEARTVVAQAVGDEDLTFKVFADMRYVLQGSEVRVPIEIDDFERSRCDEVMCAFEQVYTSIYGHTMNADAEVVSWRVVAQGRRPELVLKSTQEGAPRTVEAAVKGRRDIYISEVKQMQPVNVYDRYLLPPGATFEGPAIVEERESTVVINGSATVSVDEYCNLVVNLKHAG; encoded by the coding sequence ATGAAACTGCGCGTAGGGGCCGATGTTGGTGGCACGTTCACCGATATCGTGTTGGTCAGTGATGACGGTTCAATTTTCGAATTTGGCAAGATTTTGACCACGCCACGCCAGCCGGACGATGCAATCATCGAAGGGGTGGATCGGGTTTTGACGGCCGCCGCTGCGGACCGGGCTGGCGTCGAGAGCATCGTGCACGGCACGACGCTCTTCACCAATGCGCTGATCGAGCGCAAAGGCGCCCGTACCGCGATGATAACCACAAAGGGCTTCCGCGATGCGGTCGAGATCGCGCGTGAGCATCGCTACGAGATCTACGATCTGCGCATCAAGCGCCCCAATCCGCTCGCGCCGCGTCGTCTTCGCTTTGAGCTCGACGAACGCATGCTGGCGGACGGCACTGTCCGTAAGTCGCTCGACGACGATGATGTGCGGGCGCTGGTGAAGCAGCTGGTGAGAGACGGGGTGGAGGCCGTCGGCGTTTCGCTCTTCCATTCCTACGTCAACGACGCGCATGAAAGGCGCGTCGGAGAGATCCTTGCCGAAGACGCCCCGCATATATCAGTCAGTCTGTCGTGCGACCTCGTGCCTGAGATCGGCGAGTACATGCGCGGTTCGACTGTTCTTGCCAATGTCTATGTGAAGCGAATCGCAGAGGGGTATTTGAAGCGGCTGCGCGAACGCGCTGTCAGCGAGGCCGGCCTCAAGGCGCCGCTGTTCATTATCCAGTCCGACGGCGGCTTGTGCGATATCGAAGAAGCCGCGCAGAAGCCGATCCGGCTCATCGAGTCGGGGCCGGTTGGTGGTGCGTTGGCCGCTGCCCATTACGGCGCGCTTCTCGGCTATCCCGACATCCTTGCCTTCGATATGGGCGGAACGACCGCGAAGGCCTGTGTCATCGCGGACGGCGAACCATTGATCACCAATGAGTTCGAGGTCGATCGCCAGTATCAGTTCAAGAAACACTCCGGGCTGCCGGTGAAGGTGCCGGTGGTTGAAATGATCGAGATCGGTACCGGCGGCGGTTCCGTCGCGCGTGTCGATGCGATGAAACGGCTTCGAGTCGGTCCGGACAGTTCTGGTGCAGAGCCGGGTCCGGCCTGTTACGGGCGGGGCGGTGACGAGCCAACGGTGACCGACGCGAACCTCGTGCTGGGATACCTCGATCCGGACTTCTTCCTCGGCGGGAGGATGAAGCTCGACGTCGAAAGAGCACGTAACGTCATACAGCGAAAGATCGCCGACCCGCTCGGCTTGAGCCCAGTCGAGGCGGCTTACGGTATCCATCAGCTTGCCAACGAAAGTATGGCCTCGGCCGCTCGCATTCACACCATCGAGCGCGGCAAGAATATCGCGACCTTTCCGTTGTTCGCCACGGGCGGGGCCGGGCCGATGCATGCCTACGGCGTTGCCAGCATCCTGCGTTGCCCGAGTGTCGGCTATCCGCTGGGCGCCGGTGTCATGTCGGCGCTCGGATTTCTGACAGCTCCGATCTCCACCAGTCTCGCCCGGTCTCGGCCGCGGCAGCTCAAGCATCTTGACTGGGAAGAGACCGGCCGACTCATCGAGGAGATGAAGGCGGAAGCCCGCACGGTTGTTGCCCAAGCTGTCGGAGACGAAGACCTAACCTTCAAGGTCTTCGCGGACATGCGATACGTCCTGCAGGGCAGCGAGGTTCGCGTGCCGATCGAGATCGATGACTTCGAACGATCGCGTTGCGACGAAGTGATGTGTGCCTTCGAGCAGGTCTACACCTCGATCTACGGGCACACGATGAATGCGGACGCGGAGGTCGTGTCGTGGCGCGTCGTCGCGCAGGGACGGCGTCCGGAACTGGTGCTGAAGTCAACTCAGGAGGGCGCCCCGAGGACCGTTGAGGCGGCGGTGAAGGGTCGGCGCGACATCTACATCTCCGAGGTGAAACAGATGCAGCCAGTCAACGTCTACGATCGCTATCTCCTGCCCCCAGGGGCGACCTTCGAAGGGCCTGCAATCGTCGAGGAACGGGAATCGACCGTCGTCATCAATGGCAGTGCGACCGTGTCCGTCGATGAGTACTGCAACCTTGTGGTCAATCTGAAACACGCGGGCTGA
- the speB gene encoding agmatinase, with product MSGTTAKEFNAFAGLLHAGSGGTFMRLPHVAADAQTITENGINVAFLGFPWDAMCISRTGANYGPRALREASDQFSFYNANLNLDLREHYKFADCGDVPVVPGAAIRTMDRAEAMILDVLKGGAMPVVLGGDHSVTIACARAFRKHHDNPGLILVDSHFDTAIDVGGEELNHACPIARAIDAGFDPRKIVIIGTNGWLNPKAELEYAREQGISLMPLETIMEKGPIAVGREARAIAGAGTDSVYLTFDIDAIDGAYAPGTGVPAPGGLTSREAIALVSELGRGGLGGLDVVEVSPPYDHDGITSRLAVRLVLETLAATTTR from the coding sequence ATGTCCGGCACGACCGCTAAAGAGTTCAACGCATTTGCGGGATTACTTCATGCTGGCAGCGGCGGCACTTTCATGCGCCTGCCGCATGTCGCAGCGGACGCGCAGACCATCACCGAAAACGGGATCAACGTCGCTTTTCTCGGCTTCCCTTGGGACGCAATGTGCATCAGTCGGACCGGGGCAAACTATGGGCCCCGGGCCCTGCGGGAAGCCAGCGATCAGTTCAGCTTCTACAACGCGAATCTCAATCTCGATCTGAGGGAGCATTACAAGTTCGCCGATTGCGGCGATGTCCCAGTCGTCCCCGGGGCGGCAATACGCACGATGGACCGCGCTGAAGCAATGATCCTTGACGTACTCAAGGGCGGCGCCATGCCGGTCGTACTCGGTGGCGACCACTCGGTCACAATTGCCTGCGCGCGGGCGTTTCGCAAACACCATGACAACCCTGGATTGATCCTTGTAGACAGTCATTTCGACACTGCCATCGACGTCGGCGGCGAAGAGCTAAACCATGCCTGCCCGATCGCGCGCGCTATCGATGCCGGATTCGATCCGCGCAAGATCGTCATCATCGGCACCAACGGCTGGCTCAATCCGAAGGCGGAGCTCGAATACGCTCGCGAACAAGGAATCTCTTTGATGCCCCTCGAAACGATCATGGAAAAGGGGCCGATCGCAGTGGGCCGTGAAGCCCGGGCAATCGCCGGGGCCGGCACCGATAGCGTTTACCTGACCTTCGATATCGACGCGATCGACGGCGCCTACGCGCCCGGCACAGGCGTCCCGGCCCCCGGCGGACTCACCTCCCGCGAGGCCATCGCCCTCGTATCCGAACTCGGCAGAGGCGGGCTAGGCGGCCTGGATGTCGTTGAAGTTTCGCCGCCTTACGACCATGACGGAATCACCTCGAGATTGGCCGTCAGGCTAGTCCTCGAGACCCTTGCCGCAACCACCACTCGATGA
- a CDS encoding helix-turn-helix transcriptional regulator yields MAGVENESGIDPPGIAGQSAVLCELADMIRFVGKPEFYDRASQMLAGALRCKRRLVMRYSAYDKPAFIVNEALNDDGVAFYLAGIYRIDPLHRHVRSSVAPTVVNLRSLAHEIDEKYFLELSKMSIFDEIAVVLPAYGGVTIAFCCERHRVRFEPQDYNLANAFLPLLDALHKLHMDRLFSAARALGRERLTENFGDALLVLDRRGDVAYANEAWSNNTDAANALPQVVRQIADSGPGHLQLDGQQVIHWEQLPPDFSLAPCGHLVILEHRSPGPLATSGDAALEAFCRQKELTPREAEIVRLSFVGLPNAAIAKQLGVSVGTVKNHRWRLYYKLDITTERELFHQFLSTLIAIENSECELEAH; encoded by the coding sequence TTGGCTGGCGTGGAGAACGAGTCAGGCATCGACCCTCCCGGCATAGCAGGCCAGAGTGCCGTGCTCTGCGAACTTGCGGATATGATCCGCTTCGTCGGCAAGCCGGAATTTTACGACCGGGCATCCCAGATGCTGGCCGGTGCGCTTCGCTGCAAGCGACGGCTGGTCATGCGCTACTCTGCCTATGACAAGCCTGCCTTCATTGTGAACGAGGCCCTGAACGATGACGGAGTCGCGTTCTACCTCGCCGGCATCTACCGCATTGATCCGCTGCACAGACACGTCCGCTCGAGCGTTGCGCCGACGGTCGTCAACCTTCGGTCCCTCGCCCACGAAATCGATGAGAAGTACTTCCTCGAGTTGAGCAAGATGTCGATCTTCGATGAGATCGCGGTGGTCTTGCCGGCCTATGGTGGCGTGACGATAGCGTTCTGCTGCGAGCGCCATCGGGTCCGTTTTGAGCCCCAGGATTACAATTTGGCCAACGCTTTCCTGCCTCTACTGGATGCGCTGCACAAGCTCCACATGGACCGGCTGTTCTCCGCGGCACGGGCGCTCGGTCGCGAGCGGCTGACCGAGAATTTCGGGGACGCGCTGCTCGTGCTCGACCGGCGCGGAGACGTGGCGTACGCCAACGAAGCCTGGTCGAACAACACGGATGCGGCGAACGCGCTGCCGCAGGTCGTCCGGCAGATCGCCGACTCCGGACCAGGCCACCTGCAGCTCGACGGGCAACAAGTGATCCACTGGGAGCAACTTCCACCCGACTTTTCGTTGGCGCCGTGCGGGCATCTGGTGATCCTTGAACACCGTTCGCCAGGGCCGTTGGCGACGTCCGGCGACGCCGCGCTCGAGGCCTTCTGCCGACAGAAGGAACTCACGCCTCGCGAGGCCGAGATCGTTAGATTGTCGTTCGTGGGTCTGCCCAATGCGGCAATCGCGAAACAGCTTGGTGTTTCCGTCGGTACGGTCAAGAACCACCGCTGGCGACTTTACTACAAGCTCGATATCACAACCGAACGCGAGCTGTTCCACCAGTTCCTGTCGACGCTGATTGCGATCGAGAACTCCGAATGCGAGCTGGAGGCTCATTAG
- a CDS encoding 2-hydroxyacid dehydrogenase, translating to MDSADNHPWASVSILDESPLNSRDNPCPILIADDLPLEAVRVFRSAFSDVSVLASRDHTVPGLLAAAEGVRVVVTTPRYTLDDALFRALPDSVEIIALYSAGHDHVDIEAARRHRKAVINTPNVLADSVADLAMTLLLGAARRVVEGFDLIRSGTWSGFAPTLLLGRELRGQVLGIYGMGSIGREVSTRAQAFGMNIAYRSRTQLPRSVEYGARFIADDRDFLGSCDILLLSASLTPHTRKFLNAERIAWLKPGAIVVNISRGELIDDNALIEALMSGHVAAAGLDVFDNEPTVDPRYLRMPSVFALPHIGSATVEGRVSMADVLVEGIERLLVGEEPSNRLA from the coding sequence ATGGACAGCGCCGACAATCACCCCTGGGCGTCGGTTTCAATTCTGGACGAATCGCCGCTGAACTCCAGGGACAACCCCTGCCCGATTCTGATCGCGGACGACCTGCCTCTCGAGGCTGTCCGCGTATTCCGTAGCGCATTTTCCGACGTGTCTGTTCTCGCCAGTCGTGACCACACGGTCCCGGGTCTGCTGGCGGCAGCGGAGGGCGTGCGCGTGGTCGTCACCACCCCCAGGTACACACTGGACGATGCGCTATTCCGAGCGTTGCCGGATTCCGTCGAGATCATAGCGCTCTATTCGGCCGGCCATGACCACGTCGATATCGAGGCGGCACGTCGCCATCGCAAAGCGGTGATCAACACACCGAACGTCCTCGCCGATTCGGTAGCCGATTTGGCGATGACGCTTCTGCTTGGCGCGGCGCGTCGCGTTGTCGAGGGGTTCGACCTTATCCGATCCGGCACCTGGTCCGGCTTCGCCCCGACACTGCTGCTTGGCAGAGAGCTGAGGGGACAGGTCCTCGGCATATACGGGATGGGCAGCATCGGCCGCGAGGTCTCCACGAGAGCCCAGGCCTTCGGCATGAACATCGCCTACCGCAGCCGGACACAGCTGCCGCGTTCGGTCGAGTATGGCGCCCGTTTCATCGCCGATGATCGGGATTTTCTCGGGTCCTGCGATATTCTCCTGTTGTCGGCCTCCTTGACGCCACACACCCGCAAGTTCTTGAACGCGGAGCGGATCGCTTGGCTCAAGCCGGGGGCCATTGTCGTCAACATCTCGCGCGGCGAACTGATCGACGATAACGCGCTCATCGAGGCGCTTATGTCCGGGCATGTCGCCGCTGCCGGGCTCGACGTCTTCGACAACGAGCCGACGGTCGATCCGCGCTATCTTCGGATGCCTAGCGTCTTCGCGCTGCCGCATATCGGAAGTGCGACTGTCGAGGGCAGGGTATCGATGGCCGACGTGCTGGTGGAGGGCATCGAGCGTCTTCTGGTTGGCGAAGAGCCTTCGAACCGCCTCGCCTGA